One Roseimaritima multifibrata DNA window includes the following coding sequences:
- a CDS encoding aminotransferase class V-fold PLP-dependent enzyme: protein MSDEYHSHPSDALLKTPWAWWRSQMPVVQRWAYFDHAAVAPLPGPTAQRIGDFATQAAEQGDVDWLQWSGDVEQMRRSAATWMGADPAEIAMIPNTSYGINIAAEGIDWQPGDNIVLPAGEFPSNLFPWLQQRDLGVEVRVIGSEGSPPDLDEIDAAIDNSTRLVAASWVGYASGYRLDIDRLVRIAHAKNSLFFLDAIQGLGVFPIDLGQTPVDFLAADGHKWLLGPEGAGLAFVRRKHLESLRCRTVGWNSVKNAHLFGGAEFDLRDTAARYEAGSANMVGLLAMHRSLKLFWQVIEAHGPNSIAERVLDLVEEAVELLRQAGAIPQVPEERCHRSGIVLFQIPGIDPAAFRQAALDEGVVVSCRGGGIRASIHAYNDREDLLRLAAVVRKVARS from the coding sequence ATGTCTGACGAATACCACTCGCACCCTTCCGACGCGCTCCTCAAAACCCCTTGGGCTTGGTGGCGTAGTCAGATGCCGGTGGTCCAGAGGTGGGCGTACTTTGACCACGCTGCCGTCGCGCCGCTCCCCGGTCCGACGGCTCAGCGGATCGGAGATTTTGCCACTCAGGCTGCCGAGCAAGGGGACGTGGATTGGCTTCAGTGGTCGGGCGATGTGGAACAGATGAGACGGTCAGCGGCCACCTGGATGGGGGCGGATCCTGCTGAAATCGCTATGATTCCTAATACTTCTTATGGAATCAATATCGCGGCCGAAGGGATCGACTGGCAGCCTGGCGACAACATTGTGCTTCCCGCCGGCGAGTTCCCCTCGAATCTTTTTCCTTGGTTACAGCAGCGGGATTTAGGGGTCGAAGTTCGCGTGATCGGCAGCGAGGGAAGCCCTCCAGATCTGGACGAAATCGATGCCGCCATCGACAACTCAACCCGTTTGGTCGCCGCGAGTTGGGTGGGATACGCGTCGGGATACCGGCTGGATATCGACCGTTTGGTCCGCATTGCTCACGCAAAAAATTCTCTCTTTTTTTTAGATGCGATCCAGGGTTTGGGCGTTTTTCCGATCGATTTGGGACAGACACCGGTCGATTTCCTGGCCGCCGATGGGCATAAGTGGCTGCTGGGACCGGAAGGTGCCGGGTTGGCGTTTGTACGCCGGAAGCACCTGGAATCGCTCCGCTGCCGGACAGTCGGCTGGAATAGCGTGAAGAATGCTCACCTGTTCGGGGGCGCCGAGTTCGATCTGAGGGACACGGCGGCTCGATATGAGGCGGGGTCGGCAAATATGGTCGGATTGCTGGCGATGCATCGCAGCCTGAAGCTCTTTTGGCAGGTGATCGAAGCTCACGGCCCCAATTCCATCGCCGAAAGGGTGTTGGACTTGGTCGAAGAGGCGGTGGAGCTGCTTCGGCAGGCCGGGGCGATCCCCCAGGTCCCCGAGGAACGTTGCCATCGAAGTGGGATCGTTTTATTCCAGATCCCTGGAATCGATCCAGCGGCTTTTCGCCAAGCTGCCTTGGATGAGGGAGTTGTCGTAAGTTGTCGCGGCGGAGGGATTCGCGCCAGTATTCATGCCTACAATGATCGCGAAGATCTTTTACGGTTGGCCGCGGTCGTCCGAAAAGTAGCACGGTCCTAA
- the aroC gene encoding chorismate synthase — translation MEILGGPLYSVAGAGESHGPAITTIINGCPPGLRIDRNQVQQDLDRRRPGGNKHGTPRNEKDKVVFLSGLYDSQDHQSLLAGPEISVKVDDTTFATESYETGYTTGEPIAAIVLSTSKKSHDYTQLTGDQGEVRPGHTDLVKFHQSQQFVDVRGGGRSSYRSTISDVIGGSIAREFLRIHFGTVILSSIQQVGSLEASVSLADKIAALAGDGGRLSSEQLAEIESALSSEVLHTADAEFAQEAAELIKETRKDGDSLGAALEVVAVNVPALVGEPLYQSLKARLMGTLGGLNAVQSCEIGAGKAVVERRGSENNDPIRQTGYQANSHGGLLGGITTGMPIVCKVGFKPTSTIHKPQSSIRKNFEEIEFHLQSGRHDPCVGVRAGVTLESRVAIELMNATLMHQSQHIDPKSFQLF, via the coding sequence ATGGAAATTCTTGGTGGGCCCCTGTACAGCGTCGCCGGTGCGGGAGAATCGCACGGACCCGCGATCACAACCATCATCAATGGCTGCCCTCCCGGCCTACGGATCGACCGAAATCAAGTTCAACAGGACCTCGATCGCCGGCGTCCTGGTGGCAACAAGCACGGAACTCCGCGGAACGAAAAAGACAAAGTCGTCTTTCTTTCCGGCCTGTACGACAGCCAAGACCACCAATCCCTGCTCGCGGGCCCCGAAATCTCCGTGAAAGTCGACGACACGACTTTCGCTACCGAATCGTACGAAACCGGCTACACCACGGGCGAACCGATCGCTGCGATCGTACTGTCGACGTCAAAAAAGTCGCACGACTATACCCAGCTGACCGGCGACCAAGGCGAAGTCCGTCCCGGACATACGGATCTGGTCAAATTCCATCAATCGCAGCAGTTTGTCGACGTACGTGGCGGCGGACGATCCAGTTACCGATCGACCATCAGCGATGTCATTGGCGGCTCCATCGCCCGTGAATTCCTGCGAATCCATTTTGGGACGGTCATCCTTTCTTCGATCCAGCAAGTCGGAAGTCTGGAAGCATCCGTATCGCTTGCCGACAAAATCGCCGCGCTCGCAGGGGATGGCGGCCGCCTGAGCTCCGAACAGCTGGCCGAAATCGAATCGGCCCTGTCGTCAGAAGTCCTCCACACGGCCGACGCTGAATTCGCGCAGGAAGCAGCCGAGCTGATCAAAGAGACGCGGAAAGATGGGGATTCATTGGGGGCGGCCCTGGAAGTCGTCGCGGTCAACGTTCCAGCCCTCGTCGGCGAACCGCTCTACCAAAGCCTAAAAGCCCGCTTGATGGGCACGCTGGGTGGCTTGAACGCCGTCCAGTCGTGTGAAATCGGAGCTGGCAAAGCGGTTGTCGAACGCCGCGGCAGTGAAAACAACGACCCCATTCGGCAAACCGGTTATCAAGCGAACAGCCATGGCGGGTTACTGGGAGGGATCACCACGGGGATGCCAATCGTCTGCAAGGTCGGTTTCAAACCAACCTCAACCATCCACAAACCACAATCGTCGATCCGCAAGAATTTCGAAGAGATCGAATTCCACCTCCAATCGGGACGACACGATCCCTGCGTAGGCGTCCGCGCCGGAGTCACGCTGGAATCTCGAGTCGCCATCGAATTGATGAATGCCACACTGATGCATCAATCCCAACACATCGACCCCAAAAGCTTCCAGCTCTTCTAA
- the tnpA gene encoding IS200/IS605 family transposase, translating into MGAHQHLLYHIVFSTKDRRPLLRDDNFRDQTWRYMAGICSSLGGHAVRIGGHFDHAHVLVKIPAKVAVADFVRTLKSNASRNINESRNAVLKFHWQDGYGAFTVSRSQEAEVVRYIENQLQHHTKRDFKSEFMLMLKQHEIEFDERYLWE; encoded by the coding sequence ATGGGCGCACACCAGCACCTTCTTTATCACATCGTCTTCAGTACCAAGGACCGCCGTCCGCTACTGCGTGACGACAACTTTCGCGACCAGACCTGGAGGTATATGGCTGGAATCTGTTCAAGCCTTGGCGGGCATGCCGTTAGGATTGGCGGCCATTTCGATCATGCTCATGTGTTGGTCAAAATTCCAGCTAAGGTTGCTGTCGCCGATTTCGTCCGAACTTTAAAGTCCAATGCCAGTAGAAATATCAATGAAAGTCGCAATGCGGTTTTGAAGTTCCATTGGCAGGATGGCTATGGGGCGTTCACGGTCAGTCGATCACAAGAGGCTGAAGTAGTGCGGTACATCGAAAACCAACTGCAGCACCACACAAAGCGAGATTTCAAAAGCGAGTTTATGCTGATGTTAAAACAACATGAAATCGAGTTCGACGAGCGATATCTCTGGGAATGA
- a CDS encoding transposase, producing the protein MNVDELLERFKKDCPVALGTRLVLNHLLSNERMDALFARHVERQRCGELLFSSVADVMACVALKIKPSVNAAYRRHKENIEVSIASVYNKLQGIELQVSRALVSETAAELSQLWDHLEGPKSLPVFNGYATRIMDGNHLAGTEHRIKELRTLGAAALPATTIPILDPDKKLLVDVIVCRDGHAGEATLHPQIFDLVQKDQVWIGDRHFASQKMMTTIALDKQAFFVLRHSTALLPNWESQGKRSKIGPCDGGVLYEQKISFTYQGRPLHLRRITIELDKPTRKGDKAVHILTNLPKRVSAKKVAKGYRKRWNIETAFQQLATTLHSEIKTLGYPKAALFSFCMAVMMYNILSVIKTSIGCAANDADLADKVSSYYAANDVSESWKGFAIAVTEEEFDSVYRELTLEQLAKELVDIGKQLDFSRYKKSPRGPKKPPPKKKSGNRGNHVSTAKILDQRAAKC; encoded by the coding sequence ATGAATGTTGACGAACTGCTCGAACGCTTCAAAAAAGATTGTCCTGTAGCGTTAGGAACTCGTTTAGTGCTCAATCATTTGCTCAGTAACGAGCGGATGGACGCTCTCTTTGCGAGGCATGTAGAACGCCAAAGGTGCGGTGAACTATTGTTTTCTTCAGTCGCTGACGTCATGGCATGTGTTGCCCTGAAAATCAAACCTTCGGTGAATGCTGCTTACAGACGACACAAAGAAAATATCGAAGTTTCCATCGCATCCGTTTACAACAAACTTCAAGGCATCGAGCTGCAGGTGAGCCGTGCTTTGGTTAGTGAAACAGCAGCCGAGCTTTCACAGTTGTGGGATCATCTTGAAGGTCCCAAATCATTGCCAGTGTTTAACGGCTACGCCACGCGGATCATGGACGGCAACCACTTGGCAGGAACGGAGCATCGCATCAAAGAGCTACGGACTCTTGGCGCTGCAGCCCTACCGGCCACCACCATTCCAATACTCGATCCCGACAAGAAGCTACTTGTGGACGTGATTGTTTGTCGCGATGGACATGCCGGCGAAGCCACTTTGCATCCCCAAATTTTTGACCTCGTCCAAAAGGATCAAGTTTGGATTGGTGACCGCCACTTTGCTTCGCAGAAGATGATGACGACCATCGCCTTAGACAAACAAGCGTTTTTCGTTTTGCGTCATTCAACAGCTTTGCTGCCGAACTGGGAATCGCAAGGAAAACGCAGTAAAATCGGGCCTTGTGATGGTGGCGTTTTGTATGAACAGAAGATTTCTTTTACGTACCAAGGCCGCCCCCTTCACTTGCGTCGGATCACGATTGAACTCGATAAGCCGACTCGCAAAGGGGACAAAGCCGTCCACATTTTGACCAATCTGCCCAAACGCGTCAGCGCAAAAAAAGTGGCGAAGGGATACCGTAAGCGATGGAACATCGAAACAGCCTTCCAGCAACTCGCCACGACGCTTCACAGTGAAATCAAGACGCTTGGATATCCCAAAGCGGCGCTATTCAGTTTTTGCATGGCGGTAATGATGTACAACATTCTGAGCGTGATAAAAACATCGATTGGCTGTGCAGCGAACGACGCGGATTTAGCCGACAAGGTCTCGAGTTATTACGCGGCCAATGATGTCTCGGAATCGTGGAAAGGTTTTGCGATAGCGGTCACCGAAGAAGAGTTTGATTCTGTGTATCGAGAACTAACCTTGGAGCAGCTCGCTAAGGAGCTGGTCGACATCGGAAAGCAGCTCGATTTCAGCCGTTACAAAAAGAGCCCCAGAGGCCCAAAGAAGCCGCCACCAAAAAAGAAAAGCGGTAACCGCGGCAACCATGTTTCGACTGCCAAAATCCTCGACCAAAGAGCCGCTAAGTGCTAG
- a CDS encoding Spy/CpxP family protein refolding chaperone, which translates to MKQRILGLLVLSLALVVSVSADDAKPKKKGAQGKGKQRANAQLMKPFAAIELTDDQKAKVKVLVQKVAEETKALREEAGLTPELTKKRGEAMKAARQAGLKGKELAAEVDKNSGMNEAQLAAMKKMGMMRTKLQKAVVELLTDEQKAQLPARLTGSEKKKEKGKKKKAE; encoded by the coding sequence ATGAAACAACGAATTTTGGGCTTGCTGGTATTAAGTTTGGCGCTGGTGGTTTCCGTTTCTGCAGACGATGCAAAACCGAAAAAGAAGGGAGCACAGGGTAAAGGGAAGCAACGCGCAAACGCTCAACTGATGAAACCCTTCGCAGCCATCGAATTGACCGATGATCAAAAAGCAAAGGTCAAAGTGTTGGTTCAGAAAGTGGCAGAAGAGACTAAGGCGCTTCGTGAAGAAGCTGGGCTGACGCCTGAACTGACCAAGAAGCGAGGCGAAGCGATGAAGGCAGCGCGTCAGGCGGGGCTAAAAGGAAAAGAGCTTGCCGCCGAAGTCGATAAGAATTCAGGCATGAATGAAGCTCAACTGGCTGCCATGAAAAAGATGGGCATGATGCGAACCAAGCTTCAGAAAGCGGTTGTCGAATTGTTGACCGACGAGCAAAAAGCTCAGTTGCCAGCTCGCCTAACAGGCAGCGAAAAGAAGAAGGAAAAAGGGAAGAAGAAAAAGGCCGAATAG
- a CDS encoding YaiI/YqxD family protein: protein MSVKIWVDADAAPVEVKQIVFRAAQRLQLETLLVANQPLDTPRNVPLVRSILVREGADVADRYIVEHSTAGDLAITADLPLAGDLVAKGIFVIDPRGDEYSPNTIATRLSMRNFMDSLRGEGMVVGGGAPYSDTDKKAFAATFDRLLTKAIRKRQRQADRDSASQ, encoded by the coding sequence GTGAGCGTAAAAATCTGGGTCGACGCCGATGCCGCACCCGTTGAAGTCAAGCAAATTGTCTTTCGGGCGGCCCAAAGACTACAACTGGAAACCCTGCTGGTTGCGAATCAGCCCTTGGATACCCCCCGAAATGTGCCCCTCGTTCGTTCGATCCTGGTTCGCGAAGGGGCGGACGTCGCGGATCGCTATATCGTGGAACACAGCACTGCAGGCGATTTGGCGATCACGGCCGATCTGCCTTTGGCTGGCGATTTAGTAGCAAAAGGGATCTTCGTGATCGACCCACGCGGCGATGAGTACTCGCCCAATACGATCGCGACCAGGCTGTCGATGCGAAATTTCATGGATTCCCTTCGCGGGGAAGGGATGGTCGTCGGAGGCGGAGCCCCCTACAGCGATACCGATAAAAAAGCGTTTGCCGCGACCTTTGATCGACTGCTGACCAAGGCGATCCGCAAGCGTCAACGGCAAGCGGACCGCGATTCTGCCAGTCAGTAA
- a CDS encoding DUF1559 domain-containing protein codes for MHSPKRSAFTLVELLVVIAIIGVLVGLLLPAVQSAREAARRMSCGNNLKQIGIALHNYHDTMGSFPPGWILPNGSGDARYAWGWSASILGFMEQKNVQDAASYGDTNIHTAANIPALLVALQTPISSFRCPSDVAPATNNWLAIRSQRMSTSSYVGTHNSDYWDKDGDPTQGGIFIENRGTRMADIQDGTSNTVMVGERGWQFRDASGNVLISGSAHVWGNVPGHASDWRWGYQVALGVYKSNLHGTDQTGKIYVNEVSMRGANAFSSMHPGGTQFCRADGSVSLITETIESYFNDQGVQTDASGNRDRAARARVDTLWERLIAKSDGQPLNE; via the coding sequence ATGCACTCCCCTAAACGAAGTGCGTTCACGCTTGTCGAACTGCTAGTCGTGATCGCGATCATCGGTGTCTTGGTTGGGCTTTTGCTCCCCGCCGTTCAATCAGCCCGTGAAGCGGCTCGCCGCATGTCCTGCGGCAACAACCTGAAACAGATCGGGATCGCACTGCACAACTACCACGACACCATGGGCAGTTTCCCTCCTGGCTGGATCCTGCCAAATGGATCCGGAGATGCACGCTATGCATGGGGCTGGTCCGCATCGATCCTTGGATTCATGGAACAGAAGAACGTCCAAGATGCTGCTTCTTATGGAGACACCAACATCCATACGGCCGCCAACATCCCCGCCCTCTTGGTCGCGCTTCAAACTCCCATTTCTAGCTTTCGTTGTCCCTCCGACGTCGCACCAGCAACCAACAATTGGCTAGCCATCCGCAGCCAACGAATGTCGACGTCCAGTTACGTTGGAACCCACAACAGCGACTACTGGGACAAGGACGGAGATCCCACACAGGGGGGGATCTTTATCGAAAACCGGGGCACGCGAATGGCGGACATTCAAGACGGCACCAGCAATACGGTAATGGTCGGCGAACGTGGCTGGCAGTTCCGTGACGCTAGCGGAAACGTCCTCATTTCGGGTTCGGCCCACGTCTGGGGAAATGTCCCAGGGCATGCGTCCGACTGGCGTTGGGGCTATCAGGTCGCTTTAGGCGTTTACAAATCGAACCTGCATGGCACCGACCAAACAGGCAAGATTTACGTGAACGAAGTCAGCATGCGTGGCGCCAACGCGTTTTCCAGCATGCACCCTGGCGGGACACAGTTCTGCCGAGCCGACGGTAGCGTTTCGTTGATTACCGAAACGATCGAATCCTACTTCAATGACCAAGGTGTCCAAACCGACGCATCGGGAAACCGCGACCGCGCCGCGCGTGCTCGCGTCGACACCCTCTGGGAACGACTGATCGCCAAATCCGATGGGCAGCCTCTTAACGAGTAA
- a CDS encoding AsmA family protein, which yields MFHVFANKKTRYGSLLLAVLLLGLLLRNPLARFTAIKIGSSFLETELKIEAVDIGWMSVSVSGIELLEPRLAETQQAHIDKVAVELTPWTGIRKGVWASHLVIDQPTLHVRFDADGKLISQFPSGGESEPNPDPLQIPIGSLAIRDAKLVIHQTGKPSFEIADVAVTGHFTDQIEFRCLVPKLLKGSIEFHSQLSADTFAGTSRLDVHKISLDSKNLAQMPLVPSAVEQEQITGNADLTLQIKHPANTFDPLKHLKHSLQLRGVLQDLHSESVGTLADQIVLTASCDQGVSRISVVGNPLEGNLNLEASGDLNQHPLAAHFKANLDDHRLEPLRALIPDLPPFTAAANLAATGTADWDNQRLRFQLDSTTTASDLTAENIPIGDVIHHLTAEGSWSPSAQPPLSGSVSGRVTTSGIQLADVGQRYNLQSPSTMGQVRVEANYSASLDRLPAPDSIQATAKVHTVGLTIDDFQIDDTTAELQVKDGQVALQTTGGTVRDADHQPVLQWLTTGSTQLVRSSPLQVQSVFQFTPTQTFGKQLQLPSTDSSGSFTATAQAGCKIKDMADPKRWLAATTIQSNNLILAGERINDFKARCDLRDGQITLPEMLVIWRESEFRISATGNLDKQLHLQGKLNASPIRLTDVARLAERFSNAPLLADGIATIEGGFQLQSAPLQFTAGGTAFLQEAHYAHTRIGNAKLDWNADLEKFSLTSSSADFLGGRYRMTATAKELDWTQTILEGEFNDVSVPRLIGLGKQPIASTGKLDGGLQITSLSSLNALTGSAWVRSRGLSVQQAPIDIGETTLEISQGALTAKSNGSILHGTYHAQGGGDLPTVVTFLQDADPKFEKLPITGRAKLTGVNIDTLLKLAGQNSQKIPLRGSLETECIRDPSTIAAGLYCTASGSVENLRWKHARLSDRITGTLRLHSDRIELQSVDGQLADGRLSGTAEFALSAIPTGRFEFAAQRVNLRRLLQPLTGQDISGSGSMRLSGRAAGVLSGKLDLTADNIVASGVLAREARLPIDWSFSPRSGLARWQCRSGVIDTGGGKIRIASSGDGSRHMNTTTTIRLQKIDTSKLLRGKSLGAGVLDGEVFVQAKRARSIEQLVGNFDISISQAKSLEMPVLNQLPSSISLSPMAMKDDGNGYVYGRFSNGMVHIGQLAISQSNVQVLLDGNASMTGKLDLDVTVSTQQTGPADSLLSLADSPLMLAAPAPVALVAKANDLLKDRVIHAHVGGIAARPTIRLQPGKQLSQSAVQFFLKNSLGSAVADLAERQSQPQRKR from the coding sequence TTGTTTCACGTTTTTGCCAATAAAAAGACCCGTTATGGGAGTCTTTTGCTAGCTGTATTGCTTTTGGGGTTGCTGCTGCGCAATCCACTGGCTCGCTTCACCGCGATAAAAATTGGCTCCTCCTTTTTGGAAACGGAACTAAAAATTGAGGCGGTCGATATTGGCTGGATGTCGGTCAGCGTGTCGGGGATCGAACTGCTGGAACCTCGGCTAGCAGAAACCCAACAAGCCCACATTGATAAGGTTGCCGTTGAACTGACTCCTTGGACAGGGATTCGAAAAGGCGTCTGGGCCAGCCACTTGGTGATCGATCAGCCAACGCTTCATGTTCGCTTTGATGCCGACGGCAAACTGATCAGCCAATTCCCCTCTGGCGGCGAAAGCGAACCGAATCCCGACCCGCTGCAAATCCCCATTGGATCGCTGGCCATTCGGGATGCAAAATTGGTCATCCATCAAACGGGCAAACCAAGTTTCGAAATCGCCGACGTCGCCGTAACGGGCCACTTCACCGATCAAATTGAATTCCGTTGCCTGGTCCCCAAACTGTTGAAAGGATCGATCGAATTCCACTCGCAACTGTCGGCGGATACGTTTGCGGGAACCAGTCGCCTGGACGTCCACAAGATTTCCTTGGACAGCAAGAACCTTGCACAAATGCCGCTTGTGCCCTCGGCGGTTGAACAAGAACAGATCACGGGCAATGCAGACCTGACCCTTCAGATCAAACATCCAGCCAACACCTTTGACCCTCTAAAACATTTAAAACATTCGCTCCAACTGCGAGGCGTTCTCCAGGACTTGCATTCCGAAAGCGTCGGAACGCTCGCCGATCAGATTGTCTTGACCGCCTCCTGTGACCAGGGTGTCAGCCGAATATCCGTCGTTGGCAATCCTCTTGAGGGGAATCTGAACCTGGAAGCGAGTGGAGACCTGAACCAGCATCCGCTTGCGGCTCACTTCAAAGCCAACCTCGATGACCATCGACTGGAACCGCTGCGGGCATTGATTCCCGACCTGCCTCCGTTTACAGCCGCGGCCAATCTTGCGGCAACCGGGACAGCCGACTGGGACAACCAGCGACTACGATTCCAGCTCGATTCAACAACGACGGCATCGGATTTAACCGCCGAGAACATTCCTATCGGAGATGTGATCCATCACCTGACCGCTGAGGGATCTTGGTCGCCGTCCGCCCAGCCTCCACTGTCAGGATCTGTTTCTGGCAGAGTGACCACTTCGGGAATTCAATTAGCGGACGTGGGGCAGCGTTATAACCTGCAGTCGCCATCGACGATGGGGCAAGTCCGTGTTGAAGCGAATTACAGTGCGTCGCTAGACCGCTTGCCCGCTCCCGATTCAATCCAAGCGACCGCCAAGGTGCATACGGTCGGCCTTACTATCGATGATTTTCAGATCGACGACACAACGGCCGAACTACAGGTGAAAGACGGTCAAGTCGCACTGCAAACAACAGGGGGAACGGTCCGGGATGCAGACCATCAACCGGTCTTACAGTGGCTGACAACAGGGTCCACCCAATTGGTGCGTTCCAGTCCTCTTCAGGTACAGTCGGTTTTCCAATTCACGCCCACCCAAACGTTTGGCAAACAACTGCAACTTCCCTCGACCGATAGTTCTGGATCCTTTACAGCAACGGCGCAAGCGGGCTGCAAAATCAAGGACATGGCCGACCCCAAGCGTTGGCTGGCAGCAACGACCATCCAGTCTAACAATTTGATCCTTGCGGGCGAACGGATCAACGATTTCAAGGCTCGCTGTGACCTTCGCGACGGGCAGATCACGCTTCCTGAAATGCTTGTCATTTGGCGTGAGAGTGAATTCCGAATTTCTGCGACAGGGAATCTAGACAAACAACTTCACCTGCAGGGAAAACTGAACGCATCGCCCATCCGGTTGACCGATGTCGCACGCTTGGCGGAACGTTTTTCAAACGCCCCTTTACTGGCCGACGGCATTGCAACCATCGAGGGTGGATTTCAATTGCAAAGTGCTCCCCTCCAATTCACCGCGGGGGGAACCGCGTTTTTGCAAGAGGCCCATTATGCGCACACTCGGATCGGCAATGCAAAACTTGACTGGAACGCGGACCTTGAAAAATTTTCGCTAACCAGTTCGTCCGCGGATTTTCTGGGCGGCCGTTATCGCATGACTGCGACCGCCAAAGAACTGGATTGGACACAAACGATTCTGGAAGGCGAATTCAACGACGTCTCCGTTCCCCGTTTGATTGGGCTTGGCAAACAGCCGATCGCCTCGACCGGCAAACTTGACGGCGGCCTACAGATCACCTCGCTCTCTAGCCTGAACGCTCTGACAGGATCGGCATGGGTGCGAAGCCGTGGCCTTTCCGTTCAGCAAGCTCCGATCGACATCGGTGAAACCACTCTGGAAATTAGCCAGGGTGCGTTGACGGCGAAGTCAAACGGTTCGATTCTGCACGGCACGTACCACGCGCAAGGCGGAGGAGACCTTCCAACCGTCGTTACGTTTTTGCAAGATGCGGACCCGAAATTCGAGAAGCTACCGATTACAGGTCGAGCCAAGTTGACGGGGGTGAACATCGACACCCTGCTGAAGCTTGCCGGGCAAAACTCACAGAAAATCCCCCTTCGTGGATCGCTGGAAACAGAGTGCATTCGCGATCCATCGACCATCGCAGCGGGACTGTACTGCACCGCTTCGGGAAGCGTCGAAAACCTTCGCTGGAAACATGCTCGTCTGTCCGACCGGATTACCGGCACCCTTCGACTCCACTCCGACCGTATCGAATTGCAATCGGTCGATGGGCAACTAGCGGACGGCAGACTGTCGGGAACCGCAGAGTTTGCGCTCTCGGCGATTCCGACCGGCAGATTTGAATTTGCCGCGCAGCGAGTGAACCTTAGACGTCTGCTGCAGCCGCTAACGGGTCAGGACATTTCCGGATCCGGATCGATGCGATTGAGTGGGCGAGCCGCTGGAGTCTTGAGTGGAAAACTGGACCTGACGGCCGACAACATAGTCGCCTCCGGCGTCTTGGCCCGCGAAGCTCGTTTACCGATCGACTGGTCTTTTAGCCCTCGATCGGGACTAGCCCGTTGGCAATGTCGTTCCGGAGTCATCGACACCGGTGGCGGAAAAATCCGCATCGCGAGTAGCGGCGATGGCAGCCGTCACATGAACACAACCACAACCATCCGCCTGCAAAAGATCGACACATCCAAGTTGCTACGTGGTAAATCGTTGGGTGCGGGTGTCTTGGATGGAGAAGTCTTTGTCCAAGCAAAACGAGCTCGATCGATCGAGCAACTGGTCGGCAACTTCGACATCAGCATCTCGCAGGCAAAATCACTGGAAATGCCGGTGCTGAATCAATTACCCTCCTCGATCAGTTTGTCTCCGATGGCAATGAAAGACGACGGGAATGGTTACGTTTACGGACGTTTTTCAAACGGCATGGTCCATATCGGTCAACTGGCGATATCGCAAAGCAACGTGCAAGTCTTGCTAGACGGAAACGCATCGATGACGGGGAAACTGGATCTTGATGTCACCGTTAGCACCCAGCAAACGGGCCCGGCCGATTCGCTTCTTTCGCTAGCCGATTCCCCTTTAATGTTGGCAGCCCCAGCTCCGGTTGCGCTGGTTGCCAAAGCCAACGATTTACTAAAAGACCGTGTCATCCACGCCCACGTCGGAGGGATCGCCGCACGCCCGACGATTCGCTTGCAGCCGGGCAAACAGTTAAGTCAAAGTGCCGTTCAGTTCTTCCTTAAAAACAGTCTTGGATCTGCGGTCGCGGATCTTGCCGAAAGGCAATCGCAACCTCAACGCAAAAGATAA